In Kangiella koreensis DSM 16069, a single window of DNA contains:
- a CDS encoding efflux RND transporter permease subunit yields the protein MKQFLLTFSMTKPKWIFIITLLLTAITGAMIPNIVVDTDPENMLAEDQSSRLYHNEVKDRFDLYDIIVVGAVNNSEQGIYNPRSLQAIKQLTDGIAEIEGVVAPDMMALSTVDNISQEGPGTIRFEWLMSEAPESQGEADWINQQVERLPLLQDTLASSDDKATAIYVPIIDKDESYRISQEIEALIGRLDSDDEYHITGLPVAEDTFGYQMFVQMGISAPLAALVIFILMWVFFRNLKFIAAPMIIAMATVIITMGLLIGMGFTVHIMSSMIPIFLMPIAVVDSIHIMSEFSDNYKPGRDRKEVIKEVIGHLFTPMLYTSVTSAVGFFSLLLTPIPPVQIFGAYVGFGILLAFLLTIIFIPAYLIALKPKALASLQTEAKQQGRLQKGLKKIGKGSLAASKLVTVLFMAVVALSIWGITQIQINDNPVRWFKADHKIRVADKVLNNHFAGTYDAYLVLEADESEAKETWMRAVNTIEDKSLKNEVITIMQNDNQLTTQLNQVMMLLEDKLFDATGEQAEVLEDLIMRADEARIKVAYFQRPEILHEIEQLQQALADSGYVGKSNSLADVVKTVTRELKTGQPKDFVIPNNQNGVAQALLQYQSSHRPQDLWHMVTKEYSSTAVWLQLTSGDNQDMTQVVEFVDQYFADNPLPEGVKAQWAGKSYLNMVWQDEMVAGMLDSLMSAFVVVLLMMIILFRSVLFGLLAMLPLSITILFIYGLIGWVGKDYDMPIAVLSSLTLGLSIDFAIHFLERAREIFKQTGDFKKTMVKMFEEPASAISRNAIVIAVGFTPLLFAPLVPYITVGFFLATIMAASAAVTLVLLPVALKGTRRWAFKPQDQAKI from the coding sequence ATGAAACAATTTCTGCTTACATTTTCAATGACGAAGCCCAAGTGGATATTCATCATAACATTGCTCTTAACAGCAATTACCGGAGCCATGATACCGAATATTGTTGTAGATACGGATCCGGAGAATATGCTGGCCGAAGACCAGTCGTCACGGTTGTATCACAATGAGGTTAAGGACCGTTTTGATTTATATGACATCATTGTGGTGGGGGCGGTCAATAACAGTGAGCAAGGAATATATAACCCAAGGTCATTACAGGCTATAAAACAGTTGACCGATGGTATTGCTGAGATTGAGGGTGTGGTTGCCCCAGACATGATGGCACTTTCAACCGTAGATAATATCAGTCAAGAGGGCCCTGGCACGATACGATTCGAATGGTTAATGAGTGAAGCACCTGAGAGTCAAGGTGAAGCGGATTGGATTAACCAGCAAGTAGAACGCTTACCATTATTGCAAGACACCCTGGCATCGAGTGATGACAAAGCAACAGCAATTTATGTGCCTATTATAGATAAAGATGAAAGCTATCGGATTTCACAGGAAATCGAGGCTTTAATTGGGCGGTTGGATTCAGATGATGAATACCACATTACCGGGCTTCCGGTTGCCGAGGATACATTTGGTTATCAGATGTTTGTGCAAATGGGTATTTCAGCACCATTAGCGGCTTTAGTGATCTTCATTTTGATGTGGGTATTTTTCCGTAATTTAAAATTTATTGCCGCGCCAATGATTATCGCGATGGCCACTGTGATTATCACTATGGGCTTATTAATTGGAATGGGCTTTACCGTGCATATCATGAGTTCGATGATTCCGATTTTTTTGATGCCGATTGCGGTGGTGGATTCGATTCACATAATGTCGGAATTTTCTGATAACTATAAGCCGGGTCGTGACCGTAAAGAAGTAATCAAGGAAGTCATCGGTCATCTATTTACACCCATGCTGTATACCAGTGTCACATCAGCGGTGGGCTTCTTCTCATTGTTGTTAACACCAATTCCTCCGGTACAGATTTTTGGAGCTTATGTTGGCTTTGGTATTTTGTTGGCATTCTTGCTAACCATTATTTTTATACCAGCTTATTTGATAGCGCTAAAACCAAAAGCATTAGCATCATTGCAGACCGAAGCAAAGCAACAAGGTAGGCTGCAAAAAGGGTTAAAGAAAATAGGTAAAGGAAGTTTAGCTGCAAGCAAACTAGTCACAGTATTATTTATGGCTGTGGTGGCATTAAGTATCTGGGGAATAACTCAGATCCAAATTAATGATAATCCGGTGCGTTGGTTTAAAGCAGACCACAAAATACGAGTTGCTGACAAAGTCTTAAATAATCACTTTGCAGGAACTTATGATGCGTATTTAGTTTTGGAAGCCGATGAGTCAGAGGCAAAAGAAACTTGGATGCGTGCAGTTAATACTATTGAAGATAAGTCGCTAAAGAATGAAGTTATAACCATCATGCAAAATGACAATCAACTAACAACGCAGTTAAATCAGGTCATGATGTTGTTAGAGGATAAGTTGTTTGATGCAACTGGTGAGCAGGCTGAGGTTTTGGAAGACTTGATCATGCGGGCTGATGAAGCGCGCATAAAAGTTGCCTACTTCCAGCGGCCAGAAATTCTGCATGAAATTGAGCAATTGCAACAGGCATTGGCGGACAGTGGTTATGTAGGAAAAAGTAACTCGTTGGCAGATGTTGTAAAAACAGTGACTCGTGAATTAAAAACCGGTCAGCCGAAGGACTTTGTGATTCCAAATAACCAAAATGGTGTGGCACAAGCATTATTGCAGTATCAATCGTCACACCGGCCACAAGATTTGTGGCACATGGTAACCAAGGAGTACAGCTCAACGGCAGTATGGTTGCAGCTTACTAGTGGTGATAATCAGGATATGACGCAAGTAGTAGAATTTGTTGATCAATATTTTGCGGATAATCCTTTACCTGAAGGCGTCAAAGCACAATGGGCCGGTAAGAGTTATCTCAATATGGTGTGGCAGGACGAAATGGTTGCCGGAATGTTAGACAGTTTAATGAGTGCCTTTGTAGTGGTGCTGCTGATGATGATCATTTTGTTCCGTAGTGTTCTGTTTGGATTATTGGCCATGCTGCCGTTGAGCATCACGATATTGTTTATTTATGGTCTGATAGGTTGGGTCGGTAAAGATTATGATATGCCAATTGCGGTTCTATCGTCGTTGACTTTAGGTTTATCGATTGACTTTGCAATCCATTTCTTGGAGCGGGCAAGAGAAATCTTTAAACAAACTGGTGATTTTAAAAAGACCATGGTCAAAATGTTTGAAGAACCGGCATCAGCAATCAGCCGTAATGCGATTGTAATTGCCGTTGGCTTTACCCCACTACTATTTGCGCCACTAGTGCCATACATTACTGTTGGATTCTTCCTGGCGACCATTATGGCTGCATCAGCAGCGGTAACTCTGGTCTTATTACCGGTGGCGCTAAAAGGTACGCGTCGGTGGGCATTCAAACCACAAGATCAGGCAAAAATATAG
- a CDS encoding outer membrane lipoprotein-sorting protein — MKSLHSNMKHKLIALLATGMILPLLMVSSEASEAESELTVEEIISRANTVSYYAGDDGRSDARMMIMDKDGNRQLRQFAILRKDIEDEGDQNFLVVFSRPSDVRGTVFLVNKHVDRDDDRWLYLPGLDLEKRISAGDKRTSFVGSDFFYEDVSGRNPALDNHELLEVTDTAYIVKNTPMDKANVEFSYYIANINKETFLPMTVEYFNNKGEVYRRMDVAEVEEVQGIPTVMKSKISNLETGSVTYMEFRRPVYNIGVPEDVFTSRSLRNPPREWLEAEQE, encoded by the coding sequence ATGAAAAGCTTGCACAGTAACATGAAACACAAATTAATAGCATTGTTAGCAACAGGTATGATTTTACCATTGCTAATGGTTAGTTCGGAAGCATCTGAAGCAGAAAGTGAGTTAACTGTTGAAGAGATCATAAGTAGAGCAAACACGGTATCGTATTATGCTGGCGATGATGGCCGTAGCGATGCACGAATGATGATTATGGATAAAGATGGTAATCGCCAATTGCGACAGTTTGCTATTCTGCGTAAAGATATTGAAGATGAAGGGGATCAGAATTTTCTAGTGGTGTTCAGTCGTCCGTCTGATGTTCGCGGAACAGTATTTCTAGTCAATAAGCATGTAGATCGTGATGATGACCGTTGGTTATATTTACCCGGTCTTGATTTAGAAAAACGTATTTCGGCGGGTGATAAACGTACCAGTTTTGTTGGTTCAGATTTTTTCTATGAGGATGTATCAGGTCGTAATCCTGCGCTGGATAATCATGAGCTGCTGGAAGTGACTGATACTGCTTATATTGTGAAAAATACGCCGATGGATAAAGCAAATGTCGAGTTTTCCTACTACATTGCAAACATCAATAAAGAAACATTTTTGCCAATGACGGTGGAATACTTTAACAATAAAGGCGAAGTCTATCGTCGAATGGATGTTGCCGAAGTGGAAGAAGTGCAGGGTATCCCAACGGTTATGAAATCAAAAATATCTAACCTGGAAACCGGCAGCGTAACCTATATGGAATTTCGTCGTCCGGTCTATAACATTGGTGTACCGGAGGATGTGTTTACGTCACGTTCGCTAAGAAATCCTCCACGCGAATGGTTAGAAGCTGAGCAAGAGTAA